In Lotus japonicus ecotype B-129 chromosome 5, LjGifu_v1.2, one genomic interval encodes:
- the LOC130716597 gene encoding protein IQ-DOMAIN 12 isoform X1: protein MAKGKRFFGWVKRLFVSESKEKKPKKWGWIWSIGRIKQRKYPSITAPNRTLIEASAEQRKHALTVAIATAAAAEAAVAAAHAAAEVVKLTSAASRSYSYLCNGDRSLAAIKIQSTYRAHLARKALRALKGVIRLQAIVRGQAVRRQVSCILENFTSNARTQVEIQQIKLFLNQKKEEKELKQECHGHRTWNFSSHSREDIEAIWLRKQEAIVKRERMRQYSSSQRERNISHKMEDSTSHKEFGKDSFRPLGEWIHKETCDWDMLYKSAFPSNITIIKNELQEGFRTQTSIPRKSFSHVKRSSLGDESSMPNSPVFPKYMAVTESSKAKVRSMSTPKQRTAFLDICSNQIENSAANSNYFHQKM, encoded by the exons ATGGCAAAGGGGAAGAGATTTTTTGGATGGGTGAAAAGACTATTCGTTTCTGAGTCAAAGGAAAAA AAGCCAAAGAAATGGGGATGGATATGGAGCATTGGAAGGATTAAACAGAGGAAATACCCTTCAATTACAGCTCCAAACAGGACATTGATTGAAGCAAGTGCAGAGCAAAGAAAACATGCTTTGACTGTGGCTATTGCAACAGCAGCAGCTGCAGAAGCTGCAGTTGCCGCCGCGCATGCTGCCGCTGAGGTTGTCAAGCTCACCAGCGCTGCTTCTCGTTCGTATTCATATCTATGCAATGGCGACCGGAGTTTGGCCGCCATCAAGATTCAAAGCACATACCGTGCACATCTT GCTAGGAAAGCATTAAGAGCATTGAAGGGAGTTATAAGACTCCAAGCCATAGTTCGTGGTCAAGCTGTGAGACGTCAAGTGTCctgcattttggagaattttACCTCCAATGCAAGAACTCAGGTGGAAATCCAGCAAATCAAGTTGTTTCTAAaccaaaagaaagaagagaaagaactGAAG CAAGAATGTCATGGTCATAGAACTTGGAATTTCAGCTCGCACTCAAGAGAAGACATTGAAGCCATATGGTTAAGAAAGCAAGAGGCCATTGTAAAAAGAGAGCGCATGAGGCAATACTCTTCTTCACAAAGG GAGAGAAATATTTCCCACAAGATGGAAGATTCTACGTCCCATAAGGAATTTGGAAAAGATAGCTTTCGCCCGCTAGGAGAGTGGATACATAAAGAAACATGTGATTGGGATATGCTTTATAAATCAGCTTTTCCTTCAAATATTACGATAATAAAGAATGAATTGCAAGAAGGATTTAGAACACAAACCTCAATCCCACGGAAATCATTTTCTCATGTGAAAAGAAGTTCACTAGGGGATGAAAGTTCCATGCCAAATTCACCAGTTTTTCCAAAATACATGGCTGTCACTGAATCCAGCAAAGCAAAAGTGAGATCTATGAGCACACCAAAGCAAAGAACAGCATTTCTAGATATATGCTCCAATCAAATTGAGAACAGTGCAGCAAATAGCAATTATTTTCATCAGAAGATGTAG
- the LOC130716597 gene encoding protein IQ-DOMAIN 12 isoform X2 → MAKGKRFFGWVKRLFVSESKEKPKKWGWIWSIGRIKQRKYPSITAPNRTLIEASAEQRKHALTVAIATAAAAEAAVAAAHAAAEVVKLTSAASRSYSYLCNGDRSLAAIKIQSTYRAHLARKALRALKGVIRLQAIVRGQAVRRQVSCILENFTSNARTQVEIQQIKLFLNQKKEEKELKQECHGHRTWNFSSHSREDIEAIWLRKQEAIVKRERMRQYSSSQRERNISHKMEDSTSHKEFGKDSFRPLGEWIHKETCDWDMLYKSAFPSNITIIKNELQEGFRTQTSIPRKSFSHVKRSSLGDESSMPNSPVFPKYMAVTESSKAKVRSMSTPKQRTAFLDICSNQIENSAANSNYFHQKM, encoded by the exons ATGGCAAAGGGGAAGAGATTTTTTGGATGGGTGAAAAGACTATTCGTTTCTGAGTCAAAGGAAAAA CCAAAGAAATGGGGATGGATATGGAGCATTGGAAGGATTAAACAGAGGAAATACCCTTCAATTACAGCTCCAAACAGGACATTGATTGAAGCAAGTGCAGAGCAAAGAAAACATGCTTTGACTGTGGCTATTGCAACAGCAGCAGCTGCAGAAGCTGCAGTTGCCGCCGCGCATGCTGCCGCTGAGGTTGTCAAGCTCACCAGCGCTGCTTCTCGTTCGTATTCATATCTATGCAATGGCGACCGGAGTTTGGCCGCCATCAAGATTCAAAGCACATACCGTGCACATCTT GCTAGGAAAGCATTAAGAGCATTGAAGGGAGTTATAAGACTCCAAGCCATAGTTCGTGGTCAAGCTGTGAGACGTCAAGTGTCctgcattttggagaattttACCTCCAATGCAAGAACTCAGGTGGAAATCCAGCAAATCAAGTTGTTTCTAAaccaaaagaaagaagagaaagaactGAAG CAAGAATGTCATGGTCATAGAACTTGGAATTTCAGCTCGCACTCAAGAGAAGACATTGAAGCCATATGGTTAAGAAAGCAAGAGGCCATTGTAAAAAGAGAGCGCATGAGGCAATACTCTTCTTCACAAAGG GAGAGAAATATTTCCCACAAGATGGAAGATTCTACGTCCCATAAGGAATTTGGAAAAGATAGCTTTCGCCCGCTAGGAGAGTGGATACATAAAGAAACATGTGATTGGGATATGCTTTATAAATCAGCTTTTCCTTCAAATATTACGATAATAAAGAATGAATTGCAAGAAGGATTTAGAACACAAACCTCAATCCCACGGAAATCATTTTCTCATGTGAAAAGAAGTTCACTAGGGGATGAAAGTTCCATGCCAAATTCACCAGTTTTTCCAAAATACATGGCTGTCACTGAATCCAGCAAAGCAAAAGTGAGATCTATGAGCACACCAAAGCAAAGAACAGCATTTCTAGATATATGCTCCAATCAAATTGAGAACAGTGCAGCAAATAGCAATTATTTTCATCAGAAGATGTAG
- the LOC130718931 gene encoding eukaryotic translation initiation factor 3 subunit E has product MAEYDLTPRMAPNLDRHLVFPLLEFLQERQLYNDDHILKAKIELLNNTNMVDYAMDIHKSLYHTEDVPQDMVERRVDVVSRLKSLEEAAAPLVAFLQNAAAVQELRADKQYNLQMLNERYQIGPAQIEALYQYAKFQFECGNYSGAADYLYQYRALCTNSERSLSALWGKLAAEILMQNWDIALEELNRLKEIIDSKNFASPLNQVQSRIWLMHWSLFIFFNHDNGRTQIIDLFNQDKYLNAIQTSAPHLLRYLATAFIVNKRRRPQFKDFIKVIQQEQHSYKDPITEFLACVYVNYDFDGAQKKMRECEEVILNDPFLGKRVEESNFSTVPLRDEFLENARLFIFETYCRIHQRIDMGVLAEKLNLNYEEAERWIVNLIRNSKLDAKIDSQTGTVIMEPTHPNVYEQLIDHTKALNGRTYKLVSQLLEHAQGQAAR; this is encoded by the exons ATGGCGGAATACGATCTGACACCGCGGATGGCGCCGAATCTGGACCGGCACTTGGTGTTCCCACTGTTGGAGTTCCTTCAAGAGAGACAGCTTTACAACGACGACCACATCCTCAAGGCGAAGATCGAGCTTCTCAACAACACCAACATGGTCGACTACGCCATGGACATCCACAAGAGCCTCTACCACACTGAAGACGTGCCTCAAGATATGGTTGAACGCCGTGTCGATGTCGTCTCCCGCCTGAAGTCGCTCGAGGAGGCCGCCGCCCCCCTCGTCGCGTTCCTCCAGAACGCTGCCGCTGTTCAGGAACTTAGGGCTGACAAACAGTATAATCTTCAGATGCTCAATGAACGATACCAG ATCGGTCCTGCACAGATAGAGGCATTGTACCAATATGCCAAATTTCAGTTTGAGTGTGGAAATTACTCTGGTGCTGCTGACTATCTTTATCAGTACAGAGCTTTGTGCACTAATAGTGAAAGGAGTCTAAGTGCATTGTGGGGAAAGCTGGCAGCTGAAATACTGATGCAGAACTGGGACATTGCTCTTGAAGAGCTCAATCGGTTGAAGGAAATCATTGACTCTAAG AATTTCGCATCACCTTTGAATCAGGTGCAGAGCAGAATATGgttgatgcattggagtctGTTCATCTTTTTCAACCATGACAATGGAAGAACACAGATTATTGATCTGTTTAATCAGGACAA GTATCTTAATGCCATCCAAACTAGTGCTCCACACCTTTTACGATACTTGGCCACAGCATTTATTGTCAACAAGCGCAGGAGGCCTCAATTCAAAGATTTCATTAAAGTTATTCAACAAGAGCAACATTCTTATAAGGATCCCATTACTGAGTTTTTGGCTTGTGTTTATGTCAACTATGACTTTGATGGGGCACAAAAGAAGATGAGGGAGTGTGAAGAA GTGATTCTCAATGATCCCTTCCTTGGTAAACGGGTTGAAGAGAGCAACTTCTCGACTGTACCATTAAGGGATGAGTTCCTTGAAAATGCTAGGCTATTTATTTTTGAGACATACTGTAGAATACACCAACGCATTGACATGGG AGTTCTTGCTGAGAAGTTAAATTTGAATTATGAGGAGGCTGAGAGATGGATTGTGAATCTGATCCGTAACTCAAAGCTTGATGCCAAAATTGACTCTCAAACTGGAACTGTTATCATGGAACCCACCCATCCAAACGT GTATGAGCAGCTGATAGACCATACCAAGGCCCTTAACGGGCGCACTTACAAGTTGGTCAGTCAACTTTTGGAACATGCACAAGGACAAGCTGCCCGGTAA